From Heteronotia binoei isolate CCM8104 ecotype False Entrance Well chromosome 17, APGP_CSIRO_Hbin_v1, whole genome shotgun sequence, one genomic window encodes:
- the LOC132586095 gene encoding trophoblast glycoprotein-like produces MTLQDPAGAVLSSWGLLFVLLAPLPCHLCPFPCECSEPARTVKCVQKELTVIPFGIPGYTCNLFITRNQITRIGSQDFQGLRSLVTLSLANNRISTVDSQAFCNLQSLHYLDLSNNLLFTVHPDAFNATANSIQELNLSHSLYNSSAIHSVETALTQGGFQNLSRLELTSNEIVYLPPGMFSSLHKLRHLDVRNNSLVDIKNSTFSGLNLKFLDLTLNAFKTLRREALSVFRRQPHLRIFLKDNPFVCNCDIEELVSWLNQSWQVADVDKLACVFPQELQNTSLLDQAGSELECHSSQAGENVFQTSYAALGVALGVIGVIFLFVLYLNHKGIKMWVNSKRHTCQNSLEESHYRYERDYDRHIAQVLALDI; encoded by the exons ATGACCCTCCAGGACCCCGCTGGTGCTGTTTTGAGCTCCTGGGGTCTCCTCTTCGTGCTTCTTGCCCCTCTGCCCTGCCATCTGTGCCCATTCCCCTGTGAGTGCTCAGAACCAGCCCGTACCGTGAAGTGTGTTCAGAAGGAGCTGACAGTTATCCCATTTGGCATTCCAGGATATACCTGCAACCTCTTTATAACCAGGAACCAGATAACTCGCATTGGTAGCCAGGACTTCCAGGGGCTGCGCAGTCTGGTTACGCTCTCCCTGGCAAACAACAG GATCAGCACGGTGGACTCCCAGGCATTCTGCAACCTCCAAAGCCTACATTACCTGGATCTGAGTAACAACCTCCTATTTACTGTTCACCCTGATGCTTTCAATGCCACGGCTAACTCTATTCAGGAGCTAAATCTTAGCCATTCTCTGTACAACTCTTCTGCTATCCACTCCGTGGAGACAGCTCTTACCCAAGGAGGCTTCCAGAACCTCTCCAGGCTAGAGTTGACCAGCAATGAGATTGTATACTTGCCACCAGGCATGTTCTCTAGCCTTCACAAGCTCAGGCACCTGGACGTGCGGAACAACTCCTTGGTGGACATTAAGAATTCCACTTTTTCTGGCCTTAACCTCAAGTTCCTTGACCTAACCTTGAATGCCTTCAAGACTCTGAGGCGAGAAGCACTGTCTGTGTTCCGGAGGCAGCCACACCTCCGTATTTTCCTCAAGGACAATCCTTTTGTGTGCAATTGTGACATTGAGGAGCTGGTGAGCTGGTTGAACCAAAGCTGGCAGGTGGCTGATGTGGACAAACTGGCCTGTGTCTTCCCTCAGGAACTGCAGAACACCTCCTTGTTGGACCAGGCAGGGTCAGAGTTGGAGTGCCACTCCAGCCAAGCTGGAGAAAATGTTTTTCAGACTTCATATGCCGCCTTGGGCGTGGCCCTTGGAGTCATCGGTGTCATTTTCCTCTTTGTGCTTTATCTAAACCATAAAGGTATCAAGATGTGGGTGAACAGCAAGAGACATACTTGCCAGAACTCGCTGGAAGAGTCTCACTATCGTTATGAGAGAGATTATGATCGCCATATTGCACAAGTGTTGGCGTTGGACATATAA